The Arachis hypogaea cultivar Tifrunner chromosome 14, arahy.Tifrunner.gnm2.J5K5, whole genome shotgun sequence genome has a segment encoding these proteins:
- the LOC112742277 gene encoding cell wall / vacuolar inhibitor of fructosidase 1-like has product MKLSTFSTIIALHFAISCLFLIQPIQSTIPKPGLLETVCRETPHHYLCVFILKSHLQPLQLRSGVDVAGFARIALEVVAANASATIDRIKEIQKQSEDKKLKSSLESCIVSYTKIVNVLLPQALKCMDKGDYSCANRNAFIAGTLAGSCEKKCKESSSAVMTDTNIYMQNICSIAVSIITKMPQSVHQTLA; this is encoded by the coding sequence ATGAAACTCTCAACATTTTCAACCATCATTGCACTTCACTTTGCAATTTCATGTTTATTCTTGATCCAACCAATCCAATCCACCATCCCAAAACCAGGCTTGTTAGAAACCGTATGCCGAGAAACACCCCATCACTACCTTTGCGTTTTCATTCTAAAATCACATTTGCAACCCCTGCAACTTCGATCGGGCGTCGACGTTGCAGGATTTGCTCGCATAGCCCTAGAGGTCGTCGCGGCCAACGCATCAGCCACGATAGACCGCATTAAGGAGATTCAAAAGCAATCCGAGGACAAGAAACTCAAAAGTAGCTTGGAAAGTTGCATAGTCTCTTATACCAAGATTGTGAACGTGCTTTTGCCACAAGCTCTTAAATGCATGGACAAAGGTGACTATAGTTGTGCCAACCGCAATGCGTTTATTGCTGGAACCCTAGCTGGTTCATGTGAGAAAAAATGCAAGGAGAGCTCTAGTGCAGTCATGACCGATACCAATATTTATATGCAAAATATATGTAGCATAGCTGTGTCCATTATTACAAAAATGCCTCAATCTGTGCACCAAACTTTGGCATAG
- the LOC112741629 gene encoding uncharacterized protein, producing the protein MRRPNGFTYSVSLNQGTIHVSVTVTSTASVVRKWISTTLFLHRRFLHKSRLVVGLGVQWTPCATERHPPADTLQLCVGCRCLIFQLAHANAAPRNLRGFLLDHRVTFAGFWNHSDRRKLENSWLGLRMRTDPVDLRLCTETDGGCSLKGASVNTIVEECLGFEVEQRKEIGISDWDEEFLSHEQVEYATVDAHCAFLIARDSKVWNFRD; encoded by the exons ATGCGTCGTCCTAACGGCTTCACCTACTCCGTCTCCCTCAACCAAGGTACCATCCACGTCAGCGTCACGGTCACCTCCACCGCCTCCGTCGTCAGAAAATGGATCTCCACCACGCTCTTCCTCCACCGCCGTTTCCTCCACAAGAGCCGCCTCGTCGTCGGCCTCGGCGTCCAGTGGACTCCCTGCGCCACCGAACGTCATCCTCCGGCCGACACCTTGCAGCTCTGCGTCGGCTGCCGCTGCTTAATCTTCCAGCTGGCGCACGCCAACGCTGCGCCGCGGAACCTCCGCGGCTTCCTTTTGGACCACCGCGTGACGTTCGCCGGGTTCTGGAACCACTCGGATCGCCGGAAACTGGAGAACTCCTGGCTCGGCCTCAGGATGCGTACGGACCCTGTGGATCTGAGGTTGTGCACGGAGACCGACGGCGGCTGTAGCCTGAAGGGCGCTTCGGTTAACACGATTGTGGAGGAGTGTCTCGGCTTTGAAGTGGAGCAGAGGAAAGAGATCGGCATCAGCGATTGGGACGAAGAGTTTCTGAGCCATGAACAGGTTGAGTATGCGACCGTTGACGCTCATTGTGCTTTCCTCATCGCTAGGGATTCCAAAGTTTGGAATTTCAGG GATTAG